A window of Malania oleifera isolate guangnan ecotype guangnan chromosome 5, ASM2987363v1, whole genome shotgun sequence contains these coding sequences:
- the LOC131156486 gene encoding bZIP transcription factor 11-like codes for MGSSSGTSSGSLSLLQNSGSEEDLQMLMDQRKRKRMMSNRESARRSRMRKQKHLDDLTAQVSQLRKENGQIISSMNITTQHYLTIEAENSVLRAQMEELTRRLESLDELVAFLNVSSGGGGGGGSGGCVGLDQDPNCAINESFLMNPWSSMCLNQPIMASAADMFPY; via the coding sequence ATGGGTTCCTCCAGCGGCACATCGTCGGGGTCGTTGTCTCTGCTTCAGAACTCTGGGTCGGAAGAGGATTTGCAGATGCTGATGGAccagaggaagaggaagaggatgatgTCGAATCGGGAGTCGGCGAGGAGGTCACGGATGAGGAAGCAGAAGCACTTGGACGATCTGACGGCGCAGGTGAGCCAGCTGAGGAAGGAGAACGGTCAGATCATATCCAGCATGAACATCACCACGCAGCACTACCTCACCATTGAAGCAGAGAACTCCGTTTTGAGAGCTCAGATGGAGGAGCTCACCCGCAGACTGGAGTCCCTGGACGAGCTTGTGGCTTTCTTGAATGTgagcagtggtggtggtggtggtggtggtagtgGTGGGTGTGTTGGGCTGGATCAGGATCCCAATTGCGCCATTAATGAGAGCTTCCTGATGAATCCGTGGAGCTCGATGTGTCTGAATCAACCGATCATGGCTTCTGCTGCAGACATGTTTCCATactga